One genomic region from Reichenbachiella ulvae encodes:
- a CDS encoding metal ABC transporter permease has protein sequence MDAFYIITTGSLVAMACGLLGCFLILRKMAMVGDAISHAVLPGIVLAFLLSGSRDSVIMLLGAGTIGVITTFLIEFFHKKGNLQSDASIGVTFTWLFALGVILISVFAGEVDLDQDCVLYGEIAYVPLDLWIGNDGTIYGPRSLYISAVVLSIIVLFIWLGYKELHLTTFDPAFASAIGISTALWHYLLMGAVSITTVASFESVGAILVVALLIAPPATAYLLTHSFKRMLLITVLIAILVSATGYYLAVAIDGSIAGAMSTMAGFFFALALIFSPTDGLLFKRQKQNKSAASLKKSLSEV, from the coding sequence ATGGATGCCTTTTATATCATAACGACCGGATCTCTTGTAGCCATGGCCTGTGGCCTTTTAGGGTGCTTTTTGATCCTACGCAAGATGGCTATGGTGGGTGATGCCATTTCGCATGCTGTTTTGCCAGGGATTGTTTTGGCCTTTTTACTGAGTGGAAGCAGAGATTCCGTGATTATGCTGCTGGGTGCAGGAACCATAGGAGTAATAACTACCTTTTTGATAGAGTTCTTTCACAAAAAGGGCAACCTGCAATCCGATGCCTCCATTGGTGTTACTTTCACCTGGTTATTTGCCCTGGGAGTAATTCTTATCTCTGTTTTTGCAGGTGAAGTAGACCTGGATCAGGATTGTGTCCTCTATGGTGAAATCGCCTACGTACCCTTAGATCTTTGGATCGGAAATGATGGCACTATCTACGGTCCACGATCATTATACATCTCAGCAGTGGTTTTGTCGATCATTGTATTGTTCATTTGGTTGGGATACAAAGAACTTCATTTGACCACTTTCGATCCCGCCTTTGCCTCGGCGATTGGCATATCCACCGCACTTTGGCACTATCTATTGATGGGGGCCGTATCGATTACCACTGTGGCCTCATTCGAATCTGTAGGTGCTATATTGGTGGTAGCTTTACTGATTGCTCCGCCGGCAACTGCGTATTTGCTTACTCATAGCTTTAAGCGGATGCTCTTGATCACCGTATTGATAGCCATTTTAGTATCAGCAACGGGCTATTACCTGGCTGTGGCAATCGATGGGTCCATTGCAGGAGCCATGTCCACCATGGCTGGCTTCTTCTTCGCACTTGCCTTAATTTTCTCTCCCACAGATGGATTGCTTTTCAAAAGACAAAAACAAAACAAAAGTGCAGCAAGCCTTAAAAAATCATTGTCAGAAGTTTAA
- a CDS encoding metal ABC transporter permease, which translates to MIKDLFDFFSFQDPNVRYVAAGSVLLAISSALVGCFTFLKKKALVGDAVAHSVLPGICLAFLISGNKNPLVLIIGAFATGWLSLVLIDFISRNSKIKEDTSIGLILSVFFGIGILLLTMIQHSGNAAQTGLDSFLFGKAAALVGQDLWVFSSISLVLVVVVFIFYKDFALISFDESFAKSIGFPVRRLELVLTTLTVLAVVTGIQAVGVVLMAAMLITPAAAARFWTDKLSWMLFIAAFFGAISGVSGAFISYTAPSMPTGPWIVLVVSMLAIVSFFVAPGKGILSRWIRQERIKIRIINENILKLFYQLSEQDNNQRRSFQDLLKKRQMRETTLRKGLRRLHIQGYLSNQDGKWSLTTEGKIKGRRVVKLHRLWEVYLTQYLRIAPDHVHEDADNIEHILTPELEKRLEALLDYPESDPHSSKIPYDPNLMKQ; encoded by the coding sequence ATGATAAAGGATTTATTCGATTTCTTTTCATTTCAAGACCCCAATGTACGCTATGTAGCGGCAGGTTCAGTACTGCTCGCCATTAGTTCTGCATTGGTAGGTTGTTTCACCTTCCTTAAGAAAAAAGCCTTGGTAGGTGATGCAGTGGCTCACTCGGTCCTGCCTGGCATCTGCCTAGCCTTCCTTATTTCGGGAAATAAGAATCCACTGGTGCTCATCATTGGCGCCTTTGCCACTGGTTGGTTGTCTTTGGTATTGATTGACTTCATTTCCCGAAACAGCAAAATCAAGGAAGACACATCGATAGGTTTGATCCTATCAGTGTTCTTTGGCATTGGGATTCTGCTATTGACCATGATCCAGCACTCTGGCAATGCTGCACAGACTGGATTGGATTCTTTCCTCTTCGGAAAAGCTGCTGCACTGGTTGGACAAGATCTTTGGGTGTTTTCTTCCATTAGCCTGGTATTGGTTGTGGTTGTTTTCATTTTCTACAAAGATTTTGCGTTGATTTCTTTCGACGAAAGCTTTGCCAAGTCCATTGGTTTTCCAGTTCGCAGATTGGAGTTGGTATTAACAACACTTACGGTTTTGGCAGTGGTGACCGGTATACAGGCAGTTGGGGTCGTGTTGATGGCTGCTATGCTCATCACACCTGCTGCAGCTGCGAGGTTCTGGACAGACAAGTTAAGTTGGATGCTTTTTATAGCAGCCTTTTTTGGAGCTATCTCAGGAGTCAGCGGTGCCTTTATTTCCTATACTGCCCCCTCTATGCCTACGGGCCCCTGGATCGTTTTGGTCGTTTCTATGCTGGCCATAGTCTCATTCTTCGTAGCTCCTGGCAAAGGCATCTTATCCAGATGGATTCGACAAGAAAGAATAAAAATTAGAATCATCAATGAGAATATTCTGAAGCTTTTTTATCAGCTGTCAGAGCAAGACAATAACCAAAGACGAAGCTTTCAAGACCTACTCAAGAAACGACAAATGAGAGAGACCACCCTTCGCAAGGGCCTAAGAAGACTGCACATCCAGGGTTATCTTTCTAATCAGGATGGAAAATGGAGTTTAACTACAGAGGGCAAAATCAAAGGAAGACGAGTAGTAAAACTGCACAGGCTATGGGAAGTATATCTAACCCAATACCTTCGCATAGCTCCTGATCATGTGCATGAGGATGCCGACAACATCGAGCATATCTTGACTCCTGAATTGGAGAAGAGACTTGAGGCGCTTCTCGATTATCCCGAAAGCGATCCGCACAGCTCTAAAATCCCTTACGATCCAAACTTGATGAAACAATAA
- a CDS encoding metal ABC transporter ATP-binding protein — MIVNVENPVLEVHDLTVTYSRKPVLWGVDMTLPKGSLVGVIGPNGAGKSTLIKSIMGLVPLSSGWVEIFGTSLKESRKKVSYVPQKESVDWDFPASVRDVVVMGRYQKVGLFKRPRKADYEAADYAIEQVKMTEFANRQISQLSGGQQQRVFLARALAQNADLYFMDEPFAGVDAATEKAIIHILKQMSEQGKTVVVVHHDLQTVTKYFDWVVQLNTRLVASGPVEQVFTQELLQETYGGKLTILSDVGNLLKKQDFPTRDVT; from the coding sequence ATGATAGTAAACGTCGAAAATCCAGTATTAGAGGTACATGACCTGACTGTGACTTATAGTAGGAAGCCAGTGTTGTGGGGAGTAGACATGACGCTACCCAAGGGTTCGTTAGTAGGTGTAATCGGTCCAAACGGCGCAGGCAAATCAACATTGATCAAATCCATCATGGGCCTGGTTCCATTGAGTAGCGGATGGGTAGAAATTTTTGGTACCTCGCTGAAAGAATCAAGAAAGAAAGTAAGCTATGTCCCTCAGAAAGAATCTGTCGACTGGGATTTCCCTGCCTCAGTACGCGATGTAGTTGTCATGGGACGCTATCAAAAGGTCGGTTTATTCAAGCGACCCAGAAAGGCCGATTACGAAGCAGCTGACTATGCCATCGAGCAAGTAAAAATGACTGAGTTTGCCAACCGACAGATCAGCCAACTATCAGGTGGTCAGCAGCAAAGAGTGTTTTTGGCTCGTGCCTTGGCGCAGAATGCGGACCTCTACTTTATGGATGAGCCTTTTGCTGGAGTCGATGCTGCCACTGAAAAGGCCATCATTCATATCCTGAAACAAATGTCAGAGCAGGGAAAAACTGTAGTGGTTGTTCACCACGACTTACAGACGGTGACCAAGTATTTCGACTGGGTCGTACAATTGAATACAAGATTAGTAGCTTCTGGTCCTGTTGAGCAAGTATTTACTCAGGAGCTATTGCAAGAGACCTATGGAGGTAAACTTACGATCCTTTCGGATGTCGGCAACTTATTGAAGAAACAAGATTTCCCAACCAGAGACGTGACATGA
- a CDS encoding metal ABC transporter solute-binding protein, Zn/Mn family translates to MKYTPSILLLICLSVFISCQPKEKTRNGKIKVVTTTGMIYDAVINIGGDLVEAQALMGPGVDPHLYKATQGDLKKLQDADIIFYNGLHLEGKMGEVFEKLERIKNVEAVSSTIPDSLLRESEQYPGTFDPHIWFDVALWSQAVHNVQSYLVTFDPEHADTYIENGKSYLSSLDSLHQQILVSINQIPESQRTLITAHDAFGYFGEAYGIEVKGLQGLSTLSEPGLKDISNMVNMIAEDSIKALFVETSVSKKAINAVIEGCRENGLEVRIGGSLYSDAMGPFGEFEGTYIGMVDHNVRTIVNALK, encoded by the coding sequence ATGAAATACACGCCTTCCATTCTCTTACTCATTTGTCTATCGGTTTTTATTTCTTGCCAACCCAAAGAAAAAACCAGAAACGGAAAAATCAAGGTAGTCACTACCACCGGAATGATCTACGATGCAGTCATCAACATTGGTGGAGATTTGGTGGAAGCCCAGGCTTTAATGGGACCGGGAGTCGATCCGCACCTTTATAAAGCCACGCAGGGAGATCTGAAAAAACTTCAAGACGCTGATATTATCTTTTACAATGGTCTTCATTTGGAAGGAAAGATGGGTGAAGTATTTGAGAAACTAGAGAGAATCAAAAATGTAGAAGCAGTTAGCAGTACAATCCCCGATAGTCTACTTCGTGAAAGCGAACAATATCCGGGCACTTTCGATCCTCACATTTGGTTCGATGTAGCCCTTTGGTCACAAGCCGTACATAACGTCCAAAGCTATTTGGTAACATTCGACCCAGAACATGCCGATACCTATATCGAAAATGGAAAAAGCTATCTCAGCTCCTTAGATTCTTTGCACCAGCAAATACTCGTATCCATCAATCAAATCCCAGAATCACAGAGAACCCTGATCACGGCACATGATGCCTTTGGCTATTTTGGAGAAGCCTATGGTATTGAGGTCAAAGGCTTGCAAGGCCTTTCTACGCTTTCAGAGCCCGGACTAAAAGACATTTCCAATATGGTCAATATGATTGCAGAGGATAGCATTAAAGCTTTGTTCGTAGAAACTTCCGTATCAAAAAAAGCCATTAATGCGGTAATCGAAGGTTGCAGAGAAAATGGATTAGAAGTAAGGATTGGAGGCAGCCTGTACTCGGATGCCATGGGCCCATTTGGAGAATTTGAAGGTACCTATATCGGAATGGTAGATCACAATGTCAGAACCATAGTAAATGCATTGAAATGA
- a CDS encoding metal-dependent transcriptional regulator produces the protein MLSYAEENYLKAIYHLSESGKKSVSTNAISEVLKTKPASVSDMIKKLSDKGYVSYKKYKGVNVSIKGEKSALLVIRKHRLWEVFLVDKLGFNWDEVHEIAEQLEHIKSPTLVTKLDKFLGYPRIDPHGDPIPDENGQIINKSKVPLVEVALEKQVIVTGVESSESEFLAHLDKINISLGSKLTIKDINSFDGSMQLDIVGHPTIFISKQVAENLLVTE, from the coding sequence ATGCTTAGTTACGCAGAAGAAAATTATTTGAAGGCGATCTACCATTTATCCGAGTCAGGTAAAAAATCGGTGAGTACCAACGCTATATCCGAAGTACTCAAAACCAAACCTGCCTCGGTCAGTGATATGATCAAAAAGCTCAGCGACAAAGGTTATGTATCTTACAAAAAGTATAAAGGAGTGAATGTCTCCATCAAAGGTGAAAAATCTGCTTTGCTTGTGATTAGAAAGCACCGTCTATGGGAGGTTTTTTTGGTGGACAAATTGGGCTTCAATTGGGATGAAGTGCATGAAATAGCTGAACAATTGGAGCACATTAAATCCCCTACTCTGGTAACTAAACTGGACAAATTTTTAGGCTATCCTAGAATAGATCCACATGGTGACCCCATTCCAGACGAGAATGGTCAGATCATAAATAAAAGTAAGGTACCTTTAGTCGAAGTTGCATTAGAAAAACAAGTGATAGTCACCGGTGTAGAAAGTTCTGAATCCGAATTCTTGGCCCACTTAGACAAAATCAATATTTCTTTAGGCTCCAAATTGACTATTAAAGACATCAATTCATTTGACGGATCTATGCAGTTAGACATAGTCGGTCACCCAACCATTTTCATCTCAAAACAAGTAGCAGAAAACCTGCTCGTCACAGAATAA